A region from the Lolium perenne isolate Kyuss_39 chromosome 4, Kyuss_2.0, whole genome shotgun sequence genome encodes:
- the LOC127293972 gene encoding uncharacterized protein isoform X2 — translation MATSTSGGAQPQMDRRLLRAATDGDLISLKKLAAENPSMLLGTTLQGNTCLHISSFHGHEEFCKDVLALDHSLLSKVNLEKETPLIVAVTGGHATLASLLLKLCPSKTILAEDKNKCNALHHAICCGHKKLALDLIDAEPALSKGVNEYCESPMFVAVMRGFTDVTEKLLEIPGSAYSGPHKYNALHAAVRNGNSAVAEKIMGKYSQLATEESVRGSSPVKSAVLRDKANVLRVLLKCDRSLGCSL, via the exons ATGGCAACAAGCACATCAGGAGGAGCACAGCCACAGATGGACAGACGGCTCCTGAGAGCAGCCACAGATGGTGATTTAATATCATTGAAGAAATTGGCTGCAGAAAATCCAAGCATGCTGCTTGGAACAACTCTTCAGGGGAACACCTGCCTCCACATATCATCTTTTCATGGCCATGAGGAATTCTGCAAGGATGTGTTGGCGCTAGACCATTCTCTCCTCTCAAAGGTCAACTTGGAGAAGGAGACGCCACTTATCGTTGCTGTGACAGGTGGTCACGCTACTTTAGCTTCCTTATTACTCAAACTCTGTCCTAGTAAGACAATCTTAGCAGAGGACAAGAACAAATGTAATGCACTGCACCATGCCATCTGTTGTGGCCATAAGAAACTTGCACTAGACTTAATAGATGCAGAGCCGGCCTTGTCAAAAGGTGTGAACGAATATTGCGAGTCACCCATGTTCGTCGCGGTGATGAGAGGTTTCACAGATGTTACTGAGAAACTGCTGGAAATTCCTGGTTCTGCTTATTCCGGACCCCACAAATACAATGCCCTGCATGCTGCGGTGAGGAATGGAAATTCAG CTGTCGCTGAAAAAATCATGGGTAAATATTCTCAGCTGGCCACAGAAGAATCTGTGCGAGGGAGTAGTCCTGTGAAAAGTGCTGTACTTCGAGATAAAGCCAACGTGCTACGAGTACTGTTGAAATGTGACCGCTCTTTAGG ATGCTCCTTATAG